A genomic segment from Gemmatimonadaceae bacterium encodes:
- a CDS encoding secondary thiamine-phosphate synthase enzyme YjbQ: MKTHTDYLTFKTKQRQEIIDITDQVEKCRAAADIDDGMVLVSAMHISASVFVNDHEPNLWQDILQWLEENIAPWDPGRYRHNSGTGEDNAAAHLRSLTVGHEVIVPVTKGRLDLGPWQRIFYGEWDGQRPKRVILKATGM; the protein is encoded by the coding sequence ATGAAGACGCACACCGATTATCTCACCTTCAAGACCAAGCAACGTCAGGAAATCATCGACATCACGGACCAAGTCGAGAAATGTCGCGCGGCCGCCGACATCGATGATGGAATGGTGCTGGTGTCGGCTATGCACATATCTGCATCAGTCTTCGTCAACGATCACGAACCCAATCTGTGGCAGGACATTCTGCAGTGGCTCGAGGAAAACATCGCACCCTGGGATCCGGGCCGCTATCGACACAACAGCGGCACGGGCGAGGACAACGCTGCGGCCCATTTGCGATCTCTCACTGTGGGCCACGAAGTCATCGTCCCGGTCACAAAGGGGCGGCTCGATCTCGGGCCATGGCAGAGGATTTTTTATGGCGAATGGGACGGCCAGCGACCCAAACGAGTCATTCTCAAGGCCACCGGAATGTGA
- a CDS encoding NYN domain-containing protein — MSRTQGALIHRGPGAIAASHSLTAPFVHAPNAALLIDFDNVTMGIRSDLGKELRTLLSSDIIKGKVAVQRAYADWRRYPQYIVPLSEASIDLIFAPAYGSSKKNATDIRLAIDALELVFTRPEIGTFILLSGDSDFSSLVIKLKEYGKYVIGVGIRESSSDLLVQNCDEYYSYNALAGLVKASEEEPARKFDPWELVTEAVTRMKRNGDVMRSDRLKQVMQDIDPAFDEKNLGMSKFSRFVQEAHQRGLLSMTKLENGQLEVGPPTSAPATETRAPLAALEPIEIEHPSTPSDGVMREREAAEPAEEREERSRRGRRGRGRGRGREREEKGRAPAAASAASTDLPAPLRLAEEPIAPSGDTIGAAGERLTRNEAFDLVRRAVETLTTDDDDTTRASAVRHRAREILGRDSESLNERMFIRILKDAHDSGVVDLRRRGDDFEVARAVESLPVADQVARADAANAPPRAALGAPTPRLGMGPRGAGRGRGRLEGPPPELLAVGVVDEAASPREVAAQETPLVEGVMSSPAATNRGISETETPAPVEEQPQRGGRKRGRRATPAASVETVAAAAPVETPSPAPAAPAPRKSRARTAAKTAHRRARAKKAPKTES, encoded by the coding sequence GTGTCGCGCACCCAGGGCGCTCTCATTCACCGTGGACCGGGCGCAATCGCCGCCTCCCACTCCCTCACAGCCCCGTTCGTCCACGCGCCGAATGCCGCGCTGCTCATCGATTTCGACAATGTCACGATGGGCATCCGCTCCGATCTGGGCAAAGAGCTGCGCACGCTGCTCTCGTCGGACATCATCAAGGGCAAAGTCGCTGTTCAACGAGCATACGCTGACTGGCGACGATATCCGCAATACATCGTCCCGCTGTCGGAGGCGTCGATCGACCTGATCTTCGCGCCCGCATACGGATCTTCAAAAAAGAACGCGACTGACATTCGCCTCGCGATCGACGCCCTCGAACTCGTTTTCACTCGCCCGGAGATCGGAACCTTCATTCTGCTCTCGGGCGATTCTGATTTCTCGAGTCTCGTTATCAAGCTGAAGGAGTACGGGAAGTACGTCATCGGCGTCGGTATTCGCGAATCGTCGAGTGACTTGCTGGTCCAGAACTGCGACGAGTACTACAGCTACAACGCGCTCGCCGGGCTGGTAAAAGCCAGCGAAGAGGAGCCCGCCCGAAAGTTCGACCCGTGGGAGCTCGTCACCGAGGCCGTCACTCGCATGAAGCGCAACGGCGACGTTATGCGCTCCGACCGGCTCAAACAGGTCATGCAGGATATCGATCCTGCCTTCGACGAGAAGAACCTCGGCATGTCCAAGTTCTCTCGCTTTGTGCAGGAAGCGCATCAGCGTGGCCTCCTCTCGATGACGAAGTTGGAGAACGGTCAGCTCGAAGTTGGACCACCCACGTCGGCCCCCGCCACGGAGACTCGTGCGCCACTCGCTGCGCTCGAGCCGATCGAAATCGAGCATCCGAGCACGCCCAGCGATGGGGTCATGCGCGAGCGCGAAGCGGCCGAGCCTGCAGAGGAGCGCGAGGAGCGAAGCCGCCGGGGTCGACGTGGACGCGGACGTGGACGCGGACGCGAGCGTGAGGAAAAGGGCCGCGCGCCGGCTGCGGCTTCCGCGGCCTCGACCGATCTTCCGGCGCCGCTGCGTCTCGCCGAGGAGCCCATTGCTCCATCGGGTGATACCATCGGCGCTGCTGGCGAGCGCCTAACGCGTAACGAAGCATTCGATCTCGTCCGCCGCGCGGTCGAGACGCTCACGACCGACGACGACGACACGACGCGCGCCAGTGCCGTTAGGCATCGCGCACGCGAAATCCTCGGCCGCGATAGCGAAAGCCTTAACGAGCGAATGTTCATTCGCATCCTCAAGGACGCGCACGATTCGGGCGTCGTCGATCTGCGACGTCGCGGCGACGACTTCGAGGTCGCGCGCGCGGTCGAATCCCTGCCGGTCGCGGATCAAGTCGCGCGCGCAGACGCCGCGAACGCACCGCCGCGTGCAGCCTTAGGTGCGCCGACACCGCGGCTCGGAATGGGCCCGCGAGGCGCCGGGCGTGGCCGCGGCCGTCTCGAGGGTCCACCGCCGGAGCTCCTCGCCGTGGGTGTCGTCGACGAGGCCGCGTCTCCACGCGAGGTCGCTGCGCAGGAGACGCCGCTCGTCGAAGGAGTGATGTCGAGTCCGGCCGCCACCAACAGGGGCATTAGCGAAACTGAAACGCCCGCTCCCGTCGAGGAACAGCCGCAGCGAGGCGGTCGCAAGCGAGGACGTCGCGCTACGCCGGCCGCCTCGGTGGAGACCGTCGCCGCTGCCGCTCCAGTCGAGACACCATCGCCAGCACCTGCGGCACCAGCGCCGCGAAAGTCGCGCGCTCGCACTGCGGCCAAGACCGCGCATCGCCGGGCCCGCGCCAAGAAGGCGCCGAAGACCGAGAGTTGA
- a CDS encoding DNA-3-methyladenine glycosylase — protein sequence MLPPEFYDRPTELVARDLLGAVLECRTREGSASGRIVETEAYIGEHDLACHAAAGRTARTEPLYGAPGIAYVYFIYGMYWCFNAVTRAAGEPSAVLVRALEPLTGIDLMRERRGVRRRDTDLTNGPGKLCQALGIDARHNRTPLQAPPLVIRRGLEVARESVTITPRIGISRSADWPLRWFVSDSPFASKTPPKFPRLSADR from the coding sequence GTGCTTCCTCCCGAATTCTACGATCGACCCACCGAGCTCGTCGCGCGCGATCTTCTCGGCGCCGTCCTCGAGTGTCGTACGCGCGAGGGAAGCGCCAGTGGGCGCATCGTTGAAACGGAGGCTTACATTGGCGAACACGATCTCGCCTGCCATGCCGCCGCTGGACGCACTGCTCGTACCGAGCCACTCTACGGCGCACCGGGCATTGCGTACGTCTATTTCATCTATGGCATGTACTGGTGCTTCAATGCGGTCACGCGTGCCGCGGGAGAGCCGAGCGCCGTTCTCGTTCGCGCTCTCGAACCGCTCACCGGCATCGATCTGATGCGCGAGCGGCGTGGCGTTCGTCGTCGCGACACCGATCTCACCAACGGACCAGGGAAGCTCTGTCAAGCGTTAGGCATCGACGCACGCCATAACCGAACTCCACTCCAGGCTCCGCCGCTGGTCATTCGTCGCGGTCTCGAGGTTGCTCGTGAGTCGGTGACCATCACACCGCGCATTGGTATTTCGCGTTCCGCCGACTGGCCGCTTCGGTGGTTCGTCTCCGATAGCCCCTTCGCATCGAAGACTCCACCAAAGTTTCCACGCCTCAGCGCCGATCGCTGA
- a CDS encoding glycine C-acetyltransferase, with protein MTATNTTFDGTLEQQLEQFKRDRVYKRLNYLDSPQSAWVRMEGRGEILILSSNNYLGLCDEPSVVEAGIEAIRRYGAGTASVRFICGTFTIHRELEEALARFVGTESSMSFVSAWNANEGLTSTVVQEGDFVVSDALNHASIIDSMRLAKAITKCTTAVYKHSDMDDLREKLRGAAGNRRRLIWTDGVFSMEGAIAKLPDILEIARSHDAVVLVDDSHATGVLGKYGRGTAEHYGLLGEIDVVTSTLGKALGGAAGGFVAGSAALTDYLTQRSRPQLFSNALPPTVAASALAAVRLIEQHPERVETLRENSRYFREQVIEAGFKPLPGETPIIPIIVGETAAAIQMSDMLLDEGVFVTGFGFPVVPQGQARVRCQISAAHSRDDLDTAIQAFKKVGRRLNVI; from the coding sequence GTGACGGCAACCAATACGACGTTCGATGGCACGCTCGAGCAGCAGCTCGAGCAGTTCAAGCGCGATCGCGTGTACAAGCGATTGAACTATCTCGATTCGCCGCAGTCGGCCTGGGTCCGCATGGAGGGACGCGGTGAGATTCTGATTCTGTCGTCGAACAACTATCTCGGGTTGTGCGACGAGCCTTCAGTGGTCGAAGCGGGGATCGAGGCAATCCGGCGCTATGGCGCGGGCACAGCGAGCGTGCGCTTTATTTGCGGGACGTTCACTATTCATCGTGAGCTGGAGGAAGCGCTCGCGCGCTTCGTCGGAACAGAATCGTCGATGAGCTTCGTGTCGGCGTGGAATGCCAACGAAGGGTTGACGAGCACCGTCGTGCAGGAAGGCGACTTCGTCGTGTCCGACGCACTCAACCATGCGTCCATCATCGATTCGATGCGCTTGGCGAAAGCGATTACGAAATGCACGACCGCCGTGTACAAGCATAGCGACATGGATGATCTGCGCGAGAAGCTTCGCGGAGCCGCCGGTAATCGTCGTCGATTGATCTGGACCGACGGCGTGTTCTCGATGGAGGGCGCCATCGCAAAGCTGCCCGACATTCTCGAGATCGCGCGATCACACGATGCTGTGGTTCTGGTCGATGATTCGCACGCGACCGGCGTGTTGGGGAAATACGGTCGCGGCACGGCGGAGCACTACGGATTGCTCGGAGAGATTGACGTCGTTACCTCGACGCTTGGCAAAGCGCTCGGCGGAGCGGCAGGAGGCTTCGTGGCTGGCTCGGCAGCGCTCACCGATTATTTGACGCAACGCTCGCGTCCCCAACTCTTCTCGAACGCATTGCCGCCAACTGTCGCGGCGAGCGCGTTGGCGGCGGTGCGATTGATCGAGCAGCATCCGGAACGCGTCGAGACCCTTCGTGAGAACTCGCGCTATTTCCGCGAACAGGTCATCGAGGCGGGATTCAAGCCGCTGCCAGGCGAAACGCCGATCATCCCGATCATCGTCGGCGAGACGGCCGCGGCAATCCAAATGAGCGACATGCTGCTCGATGAAGGCGTATTCGTCACCGGATTCGGTTTTCCGGTGGTGCCGCAGGGACAGGCGCGCGTTCGCTGTCAGATCTCGGCGGCTCATTCGCGGGACGATCTGGATACGGCGATTCAGGCCTTCAAGAAAGTTGGCCGCCGGCTGAACGTGATCTAA